tctaaaatgacccattttacctagactagctccaaaatgatcaattttacctatgttagctctaaaatgacccattttacctaggttagctccaaaatgacccatcttacctaggttagctccaaaatgatgcattttacccaagttagctctaaaatgacccattttacctagattagctcataaacgatccatttcacctaggttagctcacaaacgatcaatttcacctaaattagctcataaatgtcgtatattcttcttcttcttcttcattttcttcttcttcttcttcttcttcttcttcttgtgcttctaatcttcttcttctaactttcttatttcccattttgcagaattcattcgcttcacggaagcttgcatagatggagtgcttgtttggatgaactatgtttcttttgtatcgatgaactatgcatgtatggtaggatgacactattgtaatatgtatggttggatgcatgtatgtggaacttgctatgtatggttgatggaactatgcaCGTATGATGAAATtaatgtgttggatatctcatatgtttgctgtgaacttgccatgtgaaaaatatatatgtatcatctatTTGTTGTGAAAACGGTTGGGTATAAGAAACAACAgaaaaaagaggcaatgcaggctctttgctgtctgccaccgacggcaacgggctcttagTCGTCCGCCGCTggcggcaaagagcccgttgccgtcggtggcagacggcaaagagcctgcattgcctcttttttctgttttggcaaccaactgtgcttcctggcacctgacccatttggtcagtttgcctacagtggcagacggcaaaggcttgatgctctttgccgtcagcgacGGACGACAAAGGTTGCCGTTAGACGCCTAATggactaacagcgaatttattgccgtcggctttctttgctgtccgctgctgatggcaaaggcccctttgccgtccgattcaaaaagcagacggcaaagaagctctttgtcgatgcctactttgccggagccttttaccgtccgcggcagacggcaaaggcctttgccgtctgccgtggcagacggcaaagtagctgattctaGTAGTGATAATATCAAAGTTTAGTTCATTGAATTCAAGTTCATCTAAATTTGTTTATGGAAAATAAAATTAGTTCAATCGAATCCAAAAATAGTTCATCAACAGTCAAACTATAATGAACAAAATACATATTCATTTCTCCAACATTCAAAGTCTAGTTCACCACGTTCAAATTTGGGTCATCAAATCACAAGTTTAGTTCACTACATTCATATTATATTCACTTGAATACTCATCATAATTTAAAATTTTATTTCACTGAATTAAAATTCAGTTCATCAAAATTAGTTCATCTAGATTCAGCTTTTTAGTTCATGCAAATCTAATTCAGTTCATGAATTCTGCAATGAAAACCAGGTCAATTGTTTTTATTTTAGTTAACTTTTTTAAAAATCCAAATTATACATTGATAATCTACTTCACCAAATTAAATTCGGTTCATCAATTCATAATTTTAGTTCATTAGATTCACATTCAGTTCACTACAATACTCATCATATTCTCAAAGTTTAGTTCActgaattcaaattcagttcattAAAATTAGTTCACCTGGATTCAAGTTCTAGTTCACGCAAACCTAATTCAGTTCATGATTTCTGTATTTGAAAACCAGGTCAGTTGTTTTTATTTTAGTTAACTTTTTTTAAAATCCAAATTATAGTTCATGGAAAATAAAATTAGTTCAATCGAaatcaaaaaaagttcatcaacaGTCAAATTATAATGTACCAAAATCCATATTCGGTTCTACAACATTCAAAATCCAAATCTAATTCAGTTCATGATTTCTGTATTCAAAACCAGGCCCGTTTTTTTAGTTAACTTTTTAAAAAATCTAAATTATATTTCATGGAAAATAAAATTAGCTCAATCGAAATAAAAAATAGTCCGTCAATAGTCAAATTATAAAGTACCAAAATCCATATTCGGTTCTACAACATTCAAAGTCCAGTTCACCAAGTTCAAATTTGGGTCATCAAATCACAAGTTTAGTTTACTAGATTCATATTCAATTGAATTGAATACTCATCATAATCTCAAAATTTGTCTCACTGAATCCAAATTCATTTCATCAAAATTAGTTCATCTAGATTCAAATTTTTAGTTCACGCAATTCTAATTCAGTTCATGATTTCTGCAATGAAAACCAGGCCAGTTGTTTTCTATTTTAGTTAACTTTTTTAAAATATCCAAATTATACCATGTTAATCTAGTTCACCAAGTTCAAATTCGGTTCATTAAATCATAATTTTAGTTCACTAGATTCGAACAAAAATGCGTTCATTTGCCTCAAACTTTAGAGGGGCTCATTTAAGACTTAATCGAATGATTACCCAACACATTCAGTTCACTTCAATACTCATCATAATCTCAAAGTTTAGTTCACTGAATTCAAATTCAATTCATTAATAATAGTTCACCTGGATTCAAGTTTTCTGTTCACGCAAACCTAATTCAGTTCATGATTTCTGTATTGTAAACCAGGTCAGTTGTTTTTCATTTTAGATAACTTTCTTAAAAATCCAAATTATAGTTCATTCAAAATATAATTAGTTCAATCAAATCCAAAAATAGTTCATCAACAACCAAATTATAATGAACCAAAATCCTTATTCCGTTCTCCAACATTCAAAGTTATAATGTACCAAAATTATACATAAATTTAGTTCACTAGATTCACATTCATAGTTCACCAAGTTTAAATTCGGTTCATTAAATCATAATTTTAGTTCACTAGATTCACATTCAGTTCACTTCAATACTCATCATAATATCAAAGTTTAGTTCACTGAATTCAAATTCAATTCATTAAAAATAGTTCAGCTTGATTCAAGTTTTCTGTTCACGCAAACCTAATTCAGTTCATGATTTCTGTATTGAAAACCAGGTCAGTTGTTTTTTATTTTagttaatttttttaaaaatccAAATTATAGTTCATGGAAAATAAAATTAGTTCAATCAAAATCAAAAATAGTTCATCAACAGCCAAATTATAATGAACCAAAATCCTTATTCAGTTCTCCAACATTCAAAGTTATAATGTACCAAAATTATACACAAATTTAGTTCACTAGATTCACATTCATAGTTCACCAAGTTCAAATTTGGTTCATTAAATCATAATTTTAGTTCACTCGATTCACATTCAGTTCACTTCAATACTCATCATAATATGAAAGTTTAGTTCActgaattcaaattcagttcattAAAAATAGTTCAACTTGATGCAAGTTTTCTGTTCACGCAAACCTAATTCAGTTCATGATTTCTGTATTGAAAACCAGGTCAGTTGTTTTTATTTTagttaatttttttaaaaatccAAATTATAATTCATGGAAAATACAACATAATCTCAGTTCACTAGATTCATATTCAGCAAATTCAATTTCGGTTCATCAAATCATAATTTTAGTTCACTAGATTCATATTCAGTTCACTTCAATACTCAACATAATCTCAAAGTTTAGTTCActgaattcaaattcagttcattAAAATTAGTTCACCTGGATTCAAGTTTTTAGTTCACGCAAATCTAATTCAGTTCATGATTTCTGTATTGAAAATTAGTTCACACAAATTATAGTTCACTCAAATTCTAGTTTCCAATGTTAGTTAACCCAATTTAAATTCAATTCTGAAACATATATATTTTTAGTTCACTTTGATACAAATAAGATCACTACTTTGTTTTTTTGTTAATGCAATTTCATGTCTTAATTCACAAATTTCAAAATAATTTAACAAATCACCAAATTTTGTTGACGTTAGTAGTTCACTAATTTATTCTGAATATTGGATATTGAACCAAACTCAATTTTTAAAGTATGCTATGTGTCAAAACAAATTAATTCACCTATATTAAACTCAACAAATTTTAGACCACAAAAATACAAATTCAACTCATCAAATTTATTATCTAATTCACTAAATCATCAAATCTTGAATTTTATATAATTTGCATCCAAAATTTAGTTCATAAAATTAGTTTTATTGATTTCAAAACTAGTTCACCAACATTCAACTTTTATATCATCAAAATTTCAAATCAGTTCATTAAATTTCAAAATTAGTTTGATTGGATTAAAAATTTAGTTCACACAAAAGAAATTCAATTCATCAAATTTGTAATCAAAAGTAGTTCAGTTGTTTCAAATTTTCTAAAGTAGTTCAGTTGTTTCTCATTTTAATTCACACTAATCAAATTGAATTCATGGAACCTCAAATTAATTCACTGCACTTCAAAACGGTTTTTCATCAAcatttcaaatttgatgaaatgcATTTGTATTCTATAATTCAATTATCCAATATTCAAATTGGATTCAAAACACAATTTCTACGCCCACATAAGCATAATGAAAACTTTTAATTGTATTATAAACCAAATTGATCCTACTTTATAATATTAAAAGTTTATTTAACTAAAAtacaaatttgaaaactacttCACTAAAACTGAATTACTCAACTTAATAATACTGGATTAAACTTcaaaaaatatacaaattcattTTGTTTGAACACAAACTTGTTTTTTTACTACCCTTTTTGCACTTCTGCATGTCTCACTATTTTCCTCAATTTTGTTTTTCCTAAAACAATTGTTTTTCAAACCAAAATGTATTTTCATGTCTAAATTCAACTGCATCATCTTGAGTATGAAACGAAAAAACAGTACCTCATACATCACAAATGcaacaactaattttttttgtttgtaaACACAAATAGTGAGACGTTTACTATGCCTCACACTAATATTTTCAATAAGCAATAAGGGCACCATTTCCAATTACAGCAAGAAATAATGTTTTGTTGAATATATCCCTTAAAAAAAGTAATACCACAATCTATGCTATAGCCTACATAAATAGCCACTGTTTTTATATCCAGCATACCAACTTCAACCTGAGAGTATCTCAACAATAACTTTTCTTAATCGTTTTTATGCACTAGTACTCACACCTTTATATTGAATTTTTTCTCTTTCGCGCAGCACACTTTTGAGCTTCAATTTCTGAACGAGGCTTCATTCTATTCCCTTTGTTGACAGACTTGTTCTTTTTAACAGCAGGATCTTTTAGGCCATTGTCACTATTTCTATTCCTTTCATTCTCATTTGCTTCTTGGTTCCCTTCTGTTTCTTCTCTCCCAGCAAGATACTTGTTGTGGACAGTCTTGACTGCATCTAATAATTCTTGACGATACCCAGAATCATGACTAATGTCCGAACAGACCTCACCAACAGTATTCATTACAATTGCATATCGCACGGCATTGTGTGACTGGTCTTGGCTTTGTGGACCAAGAACATCAATCTTGTGCTTCCTTAGCTTAATCTCTCTGAATTCTCTTGTCCATCTTGCCACTATATACCTTTCTGGAATCTTGAGGTAATCAAACTGAGTAAACAGTCTCAGAATGTGGCAGCATAAAATTCCATCTCTGTCAAACTTTCCACATTCATAGTCAAATTGCTCAGCAGCTCGATCTACATGCACAGTGAATATCTCCCTGTCAAATTCTGGGATCTCATACTCAAAGTTTCTTTTAAGTTCATAGTTTTTATCTTTCTCAATCTCTCTCACTCCAAAAGTGGTGGCATTCATCATCTCTGTCAGGAACTTGCTGTATATGGCTCTAGTATATATCTCAGCTGCATGCCGTTCAAACCGTTGATATCCCCACATAACAGGAATTTTCTCATTAGACAAGAACCTATCTTCGTTTTCTATATGTATCACACTCTCCTGGAACAATTCATATGGACGGATAAATGTTTCAATTGTGTCTTTCCTCAAAACATAATCCTTAAAGTTAGAGTTGAAACTCTCACTTCTGCTTGTTGATCTAGTGAAAGGACAGAAGACTCGTTGGTAGTAAGCAGGAACAAAGTACTGCCTATTCTCCCACATCCGCTTGATGTGAGCATGTTTCCCACAACTGTGCTTCTCCAGCATTTCCTGCCATTTGGTTTCAAACTCCTCTACCGTCAATGACTGCATGATACATTCATCCAAGTCCTTCTCCATGCCTTTCTTCAAATGAAAGTATACTTTCAGATTCTCCCTTGCTTTCCTCCAAACATGCCAAATACAAAATCTGTGCAATGCATCTGGGAACACCTTTGGAACTGCTTTTTTCATAGCAGCATCTTGATCAGTGAGCACAACTCCTGGCTTCTTTCCACCCATCACTTCAACAAATGTCTCAAATAGCCACTTGAAAGTATCTACTTTCTCATCTTGCAAAAGAGCCCAGCCAAAGACAATTGTTCTCGAGTGGCCATTAACTCCTATTATTGGCGCAAAAGGCATGTTATATTTGTTGGTGCTGAACGTTGTATCAAACGAAATAATATCTCCATACAACAGGTAATCCATCCTTGACCTTGCATCAGTCCAAAACAAACTAAGGATGGAATTGGAAGAATGTCTCTGTGCTTTGTATACAAAACCAGGCTTATCAACTTGCAACTTCTCAATATAATCCAAAGTGTGTTCTATGTCTGTGTTACTTCTCTTCTCACGGTCATCTTGCTTCAAATTGTCAAGTTTCTTGACATCAAAAGTTATATTCCCAAATTTTCCACCACATAGCTTCCTAAATATGCTCATGATTTTCCAAGGTTTTATTCTGTGTTCCTGTAGGAGCCTGGACAATAACTTCTCAGCATCATTCATACTTCTATGACTAAGGAAGAATTGTGTTAGAGATGGAGAAGAAACCAAATCATGGTTATGCTTCAAATCTTGGGATTGAATGTGCCATTTTCCATCTTCCAAGCAGACTGTAACATGCATTTGGCAGTTCGTTCTTTGAAGAACATTTATCCTCCTTTTTCTTGCCCCTGTATATGTCGACACAGTCTTCCTACTCTTGTTGCAAACAAAAGATATCTTTCTATTCTTGTGGTTTCTTCCTTTCTTTATTCCGAATCCATTGGTCAGAGCATATACATTAACAAACCTTTTAGCAGCATCCAGAGTACTGAACACCTTTCCAACTTGAGGCACATTTGTCTTCTCTATTTCATCCGGCGTTGGAAACATATACTCTTCATCTTTTGAAACActatcatcatcatcttcatcagaATCCCCACTGCTATTACCAATATCTTGGGTTGTGTTTTCAAGAGCATTCTCACAAGAAACTGCATCCTACACATTTTTTAAAAAACAACATGAGCAATAAAAAACACAAAGTCTGTATTTTCTTTcaataactttcatggagttacaatagaaaacaaaaaattaCATAGTACAAACCTTATCAGAACCAAGCACCACGCTCATTGCATTTTCATTTTGAATAGAAGATATATTATCTCCTACTAGTTCATCATCTTGATTTCCACTTATGACAGTAGAAGAAGGACTAGAAACTCCAAAACATTTTTGTTGCTGTAGAAAATTTATCTACAATTTTTGGAGCAAAACATGCAATTAAACAACCATGCACATAAAAAGAACAGATTTTACAAACAGGCTGTTTTAGTGTTCTTTGAAATACCTCTTCAATGTCTTGACCATTTAAAGCATCTTTATCTTCTTCATTATCATCTCGCTCAGTCACATCTTCTACAACACATTGTGTAGTAATAACTTCTTGCGTAATTGATTCAAATCTGTCTGCGTGCTAAATTTTTCTTGACTTAACATCAATTCCTGACTACTTAGTACTTCCTGAAATGTACAAGCAAGTCTGTATTAATTTTTATTAACAACGACTTCTCCCTAAGGAGGAACTTCACTAGAAAAATTGTTGTGAACACAAACTTCACTTACTAACCTCTATTTTCTTCTTCATTTCATGATACATTACATATTGGTCAAATTCAAGCATAACATCATCAACCTGCATCAAGCAGAACATATATATTATTAATAAACTTTCTTTTTCACAACTTTGTATAGAAACAACCTGATTGTGTAATTCGAAATATCAGTGAACTAAACATACAACATTTTTTTCTCCCAAACTTTTATCAACTTGATCACTCATTGTTAGCATCTTTGCTTTTTCTTTGCTCTTCACTGGTTTCTTCTTACTCACTGCTCTAGTTCTTCCACTTGAAAGCACCTAACACAAAAACAAAATACCTTTTCAGCAAGCTCAGCGGATACCATATGTTCACTATCTAGGGCAATACTCAATTGAATTTAGAAGAACAAGACTTGGTCTTATTAAAATGAAGATCATCAGTGTTAATCATATTCAGTGCACAATCTTTTACACTCAACTGATTCAAAGGAGATATTTATTTAACAATGATTCAGTTATCATGTTGTTCGAGAACTAGTTTATTTTGGAGACGTAAAAGATTACACACTAGGAAATTTACTAATGGTTCGTCTGTTTTGTGGCCATAAATTAAATTTAATAAAATAACAGCATAGTTTCTTCAATTCCAGATTGACCACATAATAATTTGCCCTTCTAAACCAGAGTGAATCCATAATTTTTTCCTTCATTTGTGAATTACAGAGCACAAACGGTGCCACATAGTAGTACACTTTTTTATAATTTGTTAACTGAttaattgaaactaaaattaacttCTGCAATCATTACAAAATATCACTATCCTCCACAACGATCTACTACTTCTTTGAACCTTGTATGTTTACAATACAGCGCATCTGTTTAAGGAGTTTGTTGATCTGATGATGCTCTGTCTGACCCTACACTAGCCAGCTACAAATATACACATCTTTTTCAGATGCATCATAGAATTCAGCATATAACAAGTGTATGCAGACTGCCAGTACATTAGTCTATATAATCTAGATATTTTCTGTACTGGCTTTCTAAAAGACCAACAACATCTTACGGCTGCACTTTTTATATCTGACATAAGATCAAAGCAGATGAAGAAGAGAACCTGGGATCTGGATGATCGGCTCGTAGCACGTACGTTTTCGAAAGCCATGGACGCCAATACTGGTGGATTTGATGCCCTCCCATCTATGCCGGAGAATTCCACACCGGATATctgtgccgccgccgccggcggctaCGTTGCCGCCATCTGCACCGCCAATTTCTCCCCTTCGGGACTGGTCAAGAGAGTCGGGAGTTATCTAGAACAATTCCCCTGTTTTCTTTCGTTTAGAGTCTTTTTTCTCCCAAGTCACTTACTTGCGGGCCCTGGATTATTTCCATAGGGACCTAAAAAATAATTCAAAGCTACCGCAAGGTGTTTTTTCGAAAAGTACTGGCAACGTGGCTGAATAGAGGGGCTTATTTGTCAAAAACACACCACGGGCAGGAAAATTCCTCATTTCTCTTCCACTCTTTCTTTATCTCTTGCTCCGGCGACTGCCGACTCTCTCCTGGATCCCCTGTCGCGAAATTACTCTTTGCCAAGATCAACGCAGGTGTGCCCTTCGAAATCTCTTTACTCTGTCGTTCAGTAGCTTCTAGATCGTACCTCTGGCGAAACTACAACCCTAGGTTGAGCTTTTTATCCCCAAATGCCTCAGACACGGTGGATCTACTAAATCTTAGGGAGTTCTTCAATTCTACCACTAGGTTCCTACTGTTGTTTTTGGTCAGATAAATAAATTGATTAACCTAGTGTCAAAATCTTAGCCTACTGCACTGAAACTTTTTATAGATCTATGCCTAGTGCACTCAAATCCTGCCATGGGAACTGGTTTCAGATGCTCTGCTACCTTCCCACAACACAGCCGTGCAACATGACAGCAGGTGTAGAAATTGTTATTTCGTGACTGCTCCTCTGGCACCTATAGGAATTGCTCAATCAATTTTTTTGTTGGTGACAGTTGCTGAAGGAATTGCATTTTTGTTTCAGATGTTATATGAAAATTAGTTTTGGAAACAACAAACGTAAGTTTTCATGTATGTAATACAAAAAAGCATGTGCATCACAGCTGACAACGTGGCTAAACTAGAGCAGCATTTTTGACATGTGAAATTCTGAATTTTAATTTCAGTACTATCAGTCCTAACAAAGAAATGTGATTCAGGCACAGCTAGTATTTTTACTTTCAGTACAACTTTTTCACATGTAGTGATAATCAAAATGCTAGTCTCTATTTGTTATCTCTCCCCCTACTGTTGTGGTGATGCCCTGTGGCCATGCAGCTCCATTGCCATGTAAAAACTTTTTAATTAATTGTTCAACATTAAAACCGAGTTAAAATTTCAAAATCGAATCGCAATGGACAAGTCTTGTTGATATAGCCTTTGGTCAATATATTCACTATGTTTTTTCTGTCTGGTCATGACAAtgcttcttttttcttcttcttaccAACGTTGACTTTTGTATAATTTCATCCTAATATGCTTTATTTTTAAAACTGTACATAGTAAAATGGTTTTTAGAATGGTTGTTTCTTGATAGACTGGTAGTCATGGCATAACTT
This genomic window from Aegilops tauschii subsp. strangulata cultivar AL8/78 chromosome 4, Aet v6.0, whole genome shotgun sequence contains:
- the LOC109785301 gene encoding protein FAR1-RELATED SEQUENCE 5; protein product: MSVVLGSDKDAVSCENALENTTQDIGNSSGDSDEDDDDSVSKDEEYMFPTPDEIEKTNVPQVGKVFSTLDAAKRFVNVYALTNGFGIKKGRNHKNRKISFVCNKSRKTVSTYTGARKRRINVLQRTNCQMHVTVCLEDGKWHIQSQDLKHNHDLVSSPSLTQFFLSHRSMNDAEKLLSRLLQEHRIKPWKIMSIFRKLCGGKFGNITFDVKKLDNLKQDDREKRSNTDIEHTLDYIEKLQVDKPGFVYKAQRHSSNSILSLFWTDARSRMDYLLYGDIISFDTTFSTNKYNMPFAPIIGVNGHSRTIVFGWALLQDEKVDTFKWLFETFVEVMGGKKPGVVLTDQDAAMKKAVPKVFPDALHRFCIWHVWRKARENLKVYFHLKKGMEKDLDECIMQSLTVEEFETKWQEMLEKHSCGKHAHIKRMWENRQYFVPAYYQRVFCPFTRSTSRSESFNSNFKDYVLRKDTIETFIRPYELFQESVIHIENEDRFLSNEKIPVMWGYQRFERHAAEIYTRAIYSKFLTEMMNATTFGVREIEKDKNYELKRNFEYEIPEFDREIFTVHVDRAAEQFDYECGKFDRDGILCCHILRLFTQFDYLKIPERYIVARWTREFREIKLRKHKIDVLGPQSQDQSHNAVRYAIVMNTVGEVCSDISHDSGYRQELLDAVKTVHNKYLAGREETEGNQEANENERNRNSDNGLKDPAVKKNKSVNKGNRMKPRSEIEAQKCAARKRKNSI